Proteins found in one Plasmodium relictum strain SGS1 genome assembly, chromosome: 13 genomic segment:
- the SET3 gene encoding SET domain protein, putative → MLNKNNNKEYFNNRNIKKKMNEKYIRKAFSKNCKIENSVNDYFPDKKSNNTKLNENVNNLSTFDNKYSNEINKCEKNVKRNNERIYKGNIINSKNKNFKNHIKKNNGNFENVKYDLCFSNNEKIKILTETIKKIHENNLNKVLKNTINNINSNNSNNNLTNNNNCNSDNINSSNNNNNNIINNNSYNNIGSNITNNNGYNNDNNNIISNNIANNNICCSSNNSNNIINNNIVNNKGYDIINNNTTNSNSYNNFNNYNTFNNNSNNYRIDNNNYNKNNNYNYNSNNNNYSYNYNNNNRKNNNNSTINSNNNSINKNNNFNYNSNNYSYSYNSNNNRKTNDNSTISINNNSINKSNNNIINSKNDENIIKNNNNNNNNNNNNNNSNTNNYCNNINNLNNNNINNINDENIISNNNIYNNNNISSNNNNKNNINKNNNNNTNNYNSIRDTINTRYNIYNNNNRKGFVINSNQGDSNIIINRYRNSNGNNSVYINGSHSFNNNSIWNNNNINNIINNNKNINNNIIDNNISISNNNSNTNNKIKNINNKNNINYNRNDINNNINNNFSKNKNDNDSINNINNSFNKSKNSNKIKYNDDFENVNNDKLKKNKKSKYLKSILNLKDSSADDKKESNLSNSFSFNEDRNKLSKKRTDSKNSNYFQVSDLKEDDFQYNKNIDNKNNEEKRILDNSKLKYKKKNTKKKSSHNSIINKSSIKNFQYDISEIENNERDDNILLEENHNKGKNIKKKISNIKISKNFFLQINDDNTSRNSSFCLKNKEARKKIIIIEENDNLSLKSKIKKKYLTIDETLILLSLVHEVNMKRFNSNEIISSKDSLMEQFMLYNILSYDITNLKSPLKLIYTFCLFKNLKFYYKIQNKNIYLEERAPPHYRIKDNLIDTHSIILGMFDNYHQNINKQNMSLMEFINSFYLNIHNIKFSKKNVQPKTFDNFILSEKDNGKIASMCSNRPVLYSNYLNDESELNEVDSNILNDKDSEIINNYSDIRNEIKNNKNDDTKYNKKIYGENNIKSNDRNIKYININKINNDDNYDNNNIDDYDENINKKDDNNKNNSMCLMNKNRNCNSKYNNYSSYKKEIDYGYSDTSIRKKENKILDKRQENVKMEAKEKNNFNKNKKELCITIKKKDTINDEKNDKEMLFVHQRRKRKFYVYDKVEGCLYAYKKQKVSSTDNTLVKKYNEMKNCNIKSYELNYNISNNNVDSNKEDVKNVVVVSPDKNKEIIFPQLVNANIMDIINDYDTKNYYIKNMIEKTLKIKSEGGKAIGSQYENFINIKKNCTLKLNSDKNMKIEDIKLNDGEVNKSLYEENNIENNEIIENEKEVEDNVVDGEYKKNLELKNKNRMSEDQSKQKNSSIKREKKIFFCNNNLSLMKNRSAKSCITKKKKHIEKAKNNEVQEKKKYYKRNVNELENVNVMLLEKIKNNYKISMKNDSVNKKKKRREEIYEFENDEISKKLENENIDKIKFIQECEKKYKNKEIIDKEKKYMLSVDTLYNNNFNILDIKVNTHFSHNYHISLFFLCKYTSYNLFLHPLNKNEHIVSYVILNCKNDVLTDNGNYFVLRYLLSFLNSKLSSLRKCYANALYNSYLLQIPVRIFRHNNLKTKYSPNYGIRYDGIYKIVNAFTINDYSTYEYKRDILYVFKRLYVDKCFIPNSSYRFFDNKSYRKKHLIDKNAVSIDVFLNKEIIMTLKVPYLKNYKSTTFTNFNHIYKFIRKKCIQENLATEWINVDVKQYENCKKRIREEKRKKEAEEKIKHLSNKKAENENDSLINYSKNSSNNGSNQIKNSNKVGKMEEFKNKKKIIMRKDKKNEMNCNNNNVNKNKSIVDEFPFWCSGKYLPLVLILETLDFEKEINIKQRIRTKNLKKLNISTKRTEIAINCEMAKRPAHLFIPIKSKEAISAHIELKKPFSDTWNPYEDLSAGKEKFKIPVENIVDDSLPPMNFTYVNKTIFFSRLPPYNLLPLCSGCAPKNYNKKDYDELYINGYCKGLRHKRTNKIYCDGNKNYDINDFNVLAACSGNCLCDPLKCTNKFPEGLHYPVKVVKTKDIGWDIVSCSYIKANSLIMHYVGEITTRKEMISREHEYDKKGYFNYFIETAEVDETYPDDWKIPCIDALFFSNVARFLNHSCEPNVNVITIWRGDSYPSVGIFASRDIHPNEPLKYHYGINYKNIKCMCASKKCKGYIG, encoded by the coding sequence TCCTGATAAAAAAAGCAACAATACAAAATTGAATGAAAAcgtaaataatttaagtacATTTGATAATAAGTATtcaaatgaaattaataaatgcgaaaaaaatgtaaagaGAAATAATGAAAGAATTTATAAAGGAAATATTATTAactctaaaaataaaaattttaagaatcatataaaaaaaaataatggaaattttgaaaatgtaaaatatgatttatgttttagtaataatgaaaaaataaaaattttaacagaaacaataaagaaaatacatGAAAACAACTTAAataaagtattaaaaaacactattaataatatcaatagtaataatagtaataataatttgactaataataataattgtaacagtgataatattaatagtagtaataataataataataatattattaataataatagctATAACAACATTGGCAGTAATATCACTAATAATAATGGTTATaacaatgataataataatattataagtaataatattgctaataataatatttgttGCAGTAgcaataatagtaataatattataaataataatatagttAATAATAAAGGTTATGATATTATTAACAATAACACTACTAATAGTAAtagttataataattttaataattataatacttttaataataatagtaacaaTTATAGAATTgacaataataattataataaaaataataattataattataatagtaacaataataattatagttataattataataataataatagaaagaataataataatagtactattaatagtaataataatagtattaataaaaataataattttaattataatagtaataattatAGTTATAgttataatagtaataataatagaaagACTAACGATAATAGCACTATtagtattaataataatagtattaataaaagtaataataatattataaatagtaaaaatgatgaaaatataataaaaaataataacaataacaataacaacaataataataataataatagtaacaCTAATAATTAttgtaataatattaataatttaaataataataatataaataatattaatgatgaaaatattataagtaacaataatatttataataataataacattagtagcaataataataataaaaacaatattaataaaaataataataataatactaataattataatagtaTTAGAGATACTATTAATACtagatataatatttataacaaCAATAACAGAAAAGGTTTTGTTATCAATAGTAACCAGGGTGAtagtaatattattattaatagatATAGAAATAGTAATGGTAACAATAGTGTATATATCAACGGAAGCCATAGTttcaataataatagtatttggaataataataatataaataatattatcaataataataaaaacatcaataataatattattgaCAACAACATTAGTATTagcaataataatagtaatacaaataataaaataaagaatattaataataaaaataatattaattataacagaaacgatattaataataatattaacaaTAACTTtagcaaaaataaaaatgataacgatagtattaataatattaacaatagctttaataaaagtaaaaatagtaataaaattaaatataacgATGATTTTGAGAAtgttaataatgataaattaaaaaaaaataagaaatcgAAATACTTAAAGAGTATACTAAACTTAAAAGACAGTTCTGCtgatgataaaaaagaaagtaatTTATCTAATagtttttcatttaatgaaGATAGAAATAAACTAAGCAAAAAAAGAACAGACTCAAAAAATTCTAATTACTTCCAAGTAAGTGATTTGAAAGAGGATGATTTTCaatataacaaaaacattgataacaaaaataatgagGAAAAGAGAATTCTAGATAATAGTAAGCtcaaatacaaaaaaaagaatactaaaaagaaaagttCACATAAtagtattataaataaaagttctattaaaaattttcaatatgATATAtcagaaatagaaaataatgaaagagatgataatattttattggaAGAGAATCATAacaaaggaaaaaatattaaaaaaaaaatttcaaatataaaaatttctaaaaatttttttcttcaaataAATGACGATAATACAAGTAGAAATAGttctttttgtttaaaaaataaggaagcaagaaaaaaaattataataatagaagaaaatgataatttatctttaaaaagtaaaataaaaaaaaaatatttgactATTGATGAGACTCTGATATTATTAAGTTTAGTTCATGAGGTTAATATGAAAAGGTTTAAttcaaatgaaataatatctAGTAAAGATTCCTTAATGGAACAATTTAtgttatataatatattatcttATGATATAACTAATTTAAAAAGCCCATTAAAACTCATATATACATTTtgcttatttaaaaatttaaaattttattataaaatacaaaataaaaatatttatttagaaGAAAGAGCACCACCTCATTATAGAATAAAAGACAATTTAATAGATACTCATTCTATTATCCTAGGAATGTTTGATAATTATCatcaaaatataaacaaacaaaacaTGTCTTTAATGgaatttattaattctttttatctGAATATTCATAACATAAAGTTTTCTAAGAAAAACGTTCAACCAAAAACGTTtgacaattttattttatcagaAAAAGATAATGGTAAAATTGCTTCAATGTGTTCAAATAGGCCTGTTTTATattcaaattatttaaatgatgaaAGTGAACTAAATGAAGTGGattctaatattttaaatgataaagatAGTGAAatcataaataattatagtgATATAAGAAATGAgataaagaataataaaaatgatgataccaaatataacaaaaaaatttatggagagaataatataaaaagtaatgatagaaatattaaatacataaatataaataaaattaataatgacgataattatgataataacaatattgatgattatgatgaaaatataaataaaaaggatgataataataagaataaCAGTATGTGtcttatgaataaaaataggaATTGCAATAGCAAATACAATAATTACAGcagttataaaaaagaaattgatTATGGATATTCTGATACAAGtataagaaaaaaggaaaataaaattcttgATAAAAGACaagaaaatgtaaaaatggaagcaaaggaaaaaaataactttaataaaaataaaaaagaattatgtattaccattaaaaaaaaagatactattaatgatgaaaaaaacgATAAAGAAATGTTATTTGTTCATCAAAGAAGGAAACGAAAGTTTTATGTTTATGATAAAGTGGAAGGTTGTTTATATGCATACAAAAAACAGAAGGTTTCTTCAACAGACAATActttagtaaaaaaatataatgaaatgaaaaattgtaatattaaatcatatgaattaaattacaatattagtaataataatgttGATTCAAATAAAGAAGATGTAAAAAATGTAGTTGTGGTAAGTccagataaaaataaagaaattatttttcccCAATTAGTTAATGCAAATATAATGGATATTATAAATGATTATGATacgaaaaattattatataaaaaatatgatagaaaaaacactaaaaattaaaagtgaAGGAGGAAAAGCAATAGGTTCACAATATGAaaactttataaatataaaaaagaattgtactttaaaattaaatagtgataaaaatatgaagatagaagatataaaattaaatgatggGGAAGTAAATAAATCTttatatgaagaaaataatatagaaaataatgaaataatagaaaatgaaaaggaAGTTGAAGATAATGTAGTAGATGgagaatataaaaagaacttggaattaaaaaataaaaatcgtATGTCAGAAGATCAAAGTAAACAGAAAAATAGTTCTATTaaaagagagaaaaaaattttcttttgcaATAATAACCTTtcattaatgaaaaataggAGTGCAAAAAGTtgtataacaaaaaaaaagaaacatatagaaaaagcaaaaaataatgaggtacaagaaaaaaaaaaatattacaaaagAAATGTAAATGAATTAGAGAATGTAAATGTTATgcttttagaaaaaattaaaaataattataaaataagtatGAAAAATGATtctgttaataaaaaaaagaaaagaagagAAGAGATATATGAGTttgaaaatgatgaaataagtaaaaaattagaaaatgaaaatatagacaaaattaaatttattcaaGAATGtgaaaaaaagtataaaaataaagaaataattgataaagaaaaaaaatacatgtTATCTGTAGACACGttgtataataataattttaacattttaGATATTAAAGTAAACACCCATTTTTCTCATAATTAtcatatttcattattttttttatgtaaatatacttcttacaatttatttttacacccgttaaataaaaatgaacaCATTGTTTCATATGTAATATTAAACTGTAAAAACGATGTACTCACTGATAATGGAAACTATTTTGTGTTGAGATatcttttatcttttttaaatagtaaGTTATCGAGTTTGAGAAAATGCTATGCTAATGCTCTTTATAACTCTTATTTATTGCAAATACCTGTCAGAATATTTCGTCATAATAATTTGAAAACTAAATATAGTCCTAATTATGGGATAAGATATGAtggaatttataaaattgtcAATGCATTTACTATAAATGATTATTCTacatatgaatataaaagaGATATtctttatgtttttaaaagATTATATGTTGATAAATGCTTTATTCCTAATAGTAGCTATAgattttttgataataaatCTTACAGAAAAAAACACTTAATTGATAAAAATGCTGTTTCAATTgatgtatttttaaataaagaaattattatGACTTTAAAAGTTCCttacttaaaaaattataaatcaaCTACTTTTACTAATTTTAATcacatttataaatttataagaaaaaagtgTATTCAAGAAAATTTGGCTACTGAGTGGATAAATGTAGATGTAAAACAGTAtgaaaattgtaaaaaaagaatcagagaagaaaaaagaaaaaaagaagctgaagaaaaaataaaacatctatcaaataaaaaagcagaaaatgaaaatgattcaCTCATAAATTATTCAAAGAATAGTAGTAATAATGGTAgtaatcaaataaaaaatagtaataaggTAGGTAAGATggaagaatttaaaaataagaaaaaaattataatgagaaaggataaaaaaaatgagatgaattgtaataataataatgtaaataaaaataaaagtattgtTGACGAATTTCCATTTTGGTGTTCAGGAAAATATTTGCCTCTTGTGTTAATTTTAGAAACATTAGATTTTGAAAAGGAGATAAATATAAAGCAAAGAATTAGaacaaaaaatttgaaaaaactAAATATCTCTACAAAAAGGACAGAGATAGCAATAAACTGTGAAATGGCAAAGAGACCAGCACATTTATTCATACCaataaaaagtaaagaaGCTATATCAGCACatattgaattaaaaaaacctTTTAGTGATACATGGAACCCTTATGAAGATTTATCTGCAGgcaaagaaaaatttaaaattccTGTAGAAAATATAGTAGATGATTCATTGCCCCCAATGAATTTTACTTATGttaataaaacaatattTTTCTCTAGATTACCTCCTTATAATCTCCTTCCTTTATGCTCTGGATGTGCcccaaaaaattataataaaaaagattacGATGAATTATACATTAATGGATATTGTAAAGGATTAAGACATAAAAGaactaataaaatatattgcgatggaaataaaaattatgatattaACGATTTTAATGTTCTAGCTGCGTGTTCAGGGAATTGTTTATGTGATCCTTTAAAATGTACTAACAAATTTCCTGAAGGATTACATTATCCTGTTAAGGTTGTAAAAACCAAGGATATTGGATGGGATATAGTTTCATGCTCCTATATTAAGGCAAATTCCTTAATTATGCATTATGTTGGTGAAATAACAACAAGAAAAGAAATGATTTCAAGAGAACATGAATATGACAAAAAAGGCTActtcaattattttattgaaaCAGCTGAAGTTGATGAAACATATCCTGATGACTGGAAAATTCCATGTATTGatgctctttttttttctaatgttGCCCGTTTCTTAAATCATTCCTGTGAACCAAATGTAAATGTTATTACAATATGGAGAGGTGACAGCTATCCTTCTGTTGGCATTTTTGCTTCAAGGGATATACACCCAAATGAACCTTTAAAATATCATTATGGaataaattacaaaaatattaaatgtaTGTGTGCATCTAAGAAGTGTAAAGGATACATAGGATAA
- the PDI8 gene encoding protein disulfide isomerase, putative has translation MNTKYISFFLFLIPFVFQNCIRSHEDLFNDLVTEIHDGELDKFITKNDIVLVMFYAPWCGHCKRLIPEYNEAANMLLDKKSEIKLASVDATAENALAQEYGITGYPTLLLFNKKRRVNYGGGRTAKSIVDWLLQMTGPVFTEIEGNIEDTLSEKNIDVAFYLEYTSEENELYKKFNEVGDKHRELAKFFVKKNETHNKLYCYRKDEKKVEYDENTPLDEFISTESFPLFGAINTENYRFYAESSKELVWVCATNEQYNEIKEEVRLAAAELRSKTHFVLLNVPEYADHAKASLGINEFPGLAFQSNEGRFLLPNAKESLRNHKEIIKFFKDVEEGKVEKSLKSEPIPEEDKDAPVKVVVGNSFVDVVLKSGKDVLIEIYAPWCGHCKKLQPIYEELGKQLKKYDSLIIAKMDGTLNETPLKDFEWSGFPTIFFVKAGSKVPLPYEGERTLKGFVDFLNKHATNTPISIEGVSQDTDGSEEEL, from the exons atgaatacaaagtatatttccttttttttatttttaatacctTTTGTTTTTCAAAATTGTATTCGTTCTCACGAAGACCTTTTTAATGATCTTGTGACTGAAATACATGATGGCGAATTAGATAAATTCATAACTAAAAATGATATTGTTTTAGTTATGTTTTATGCACCATG gtGTGGGCATTGTAAAAGATTAATACCAGAATATAACGAGGCTGCTAATATGttattagataaaaaaagtgaaataaaATTGGCAAGTGTAGATGCAACTGCAGAAAATGCACTAGCACAAGAATATGGAATAACTGGTTATCCAACTTTGTTATTATTCAATAAGAAAAGAAGAGTAAATTATGGAGGTGGTAGAACAGCAAAATCAATAGTTGATTGGCTATTACAAATGACTGGTCCTGTATTTACCGAAATAGAAGGAAATATAGAAGATACCCTATCTGAGAAAAATATTGATGTAGCATTTTATTTAGAGTACACTTcagaagaaaatgaattatataaaaaatttaatgaagtTGGTGATAAGCATCGTGAATTAgcaaaattttttgttaagaaaaatgaaacacATAACAAATTGTATTGTTATAGAAAAGATGAGAAAAAAGTAGAATATGATGAGAATACTCCACTAGATGAATTTATAAGTACCGAATCCTTCCCATTATTTGGAGCAATAAATACAGAAAACTATCGTTTTTATGCAGAAAGTTCAAAAGAATTAGTTTGGGTATGTGCAACAAATGAACagtataatgaaataaaggAAGAAGTAAGATTAGCAGCAGCTGAATTAAGAAGTAAAACTCATTTTGTTTTGTTAAATGTTCCTGAATATGCTGACCACGCAAAAGCTTCATTAGGAATAAATGAGTTTCCAGGTTTAGCTTTCCAATCAAATGAAGGAAGATTTTTATTACCAAATGCTAAAGAATCATTACGTAAtcataaagaaataattaaattttttaaagatgTAGAAGAAGGAAAAGTTGAAAAATCTCTTAAATCAGAACCAATACCTGAAGAAGATAAAGATGCACCAGTTAAAGTAGTTGTAGGAAATTCATTTGTTGATGTAGTTTTAAAAAGTGGAAAAGATGTACTTATTGAAATATATGCTCCTTGGTGTGGACATTGTAAGAAATTACAACCTATTTATGAAGAACTAGGAAAAcaactaaaaaaatatgattctCTAATTATTGCAAAAATGGATGGTACTCTTAATGAAACCCCACTTAAAGATTTTGAATGGTCTGGTTTCCCAAccatattttttgtaaaagcAGGATCAAAAGTACCTTTGCCTTATGAAGGAGAAAGAACATTAAAAGGTTTTgttgattttttaaataaacatGCTACTAACACTCCTATTTCTATTGAAGGTGTTTCACAAGATACTGATGGAAGTGAAGaagaattataa
- the ROM3 gene encoding rhomboid protease ROM3, putative produces MLRKDTENEENLDFLSENIELIGKNIKNKYYNILFPDISLKKIIVWISFFQVIIYILSCLLSENLETPNVQVLMFLGATYGPSIKHGELWRLLFPIFLHANWWHLIINILCILNLGLIIESKYKRSRFLLIYFLSGIIGNILTTICNPCQLAVGASTSGFGLIGCSILEIFLAWGNLTKKAKNYYIFNISIFLIFFLFVSFSPTVDFFGHIGGFLCGAFLACHYNKFIGYNFFQESLYYSFASICALIIFYLPIRLFVINMPCEVDY; encoded by the exons atgttaaGAAAAGACacagaaaatgaagaaaatttgGATTTTTTATCTGAAAATATTGAATTAAttggaaaaaatataaaaaataaatactataatattttatttcctGATATATCTTTAAAGaa AATTATTGTGTGGATTAGTTTTTTCCAAgtcataatttatatattaagttGCTTATTAAGTGAAAACTTAGAAACACCAAATGTTCAAGTCTTGATGTTTCTAGGTGCTACATATGGTCCATCTATCAA ACATGGAGAATTGTGGAGATTACTATTTCCAATATTTTTACATGCGAATTGGTGgcatttaattataaatattttatgtatattgAATTTAGGTTTAATAATTgaaagtaaatataaaagaagtagatttttattaatatattttttatctgGAATAATAGGAAATATATTAACAACTATTTGTAACCCTTGTCAGTTAGCTGTTGGTGCATCAACAAGTGGATTTGGCTTAATTGGTTGTTCGattttagaaatatttttgGCTTGGGgaaatttaacaaaaaaagctaaaaattattatatttttaatatatctatttttttaatattttttttgtttgttagTTTTTCTCCTACTGTAGATTTTTTTGGTCATATAGGAGGATTTCTTTGTGGAGCTTTTTTAGCATGTCATTACAATAAATTTATAGGATATAATTT tTTTCAAGAATCACTATATTATAGCTTTGCTTCTATATGTgctttaattattttttatttgccCATAAGATTATTTGTTATTAATATGCCATGTGAAGTTGATTATTAA